From a single Bradyrhizobium sediminis genomic region:
- the rpoC gene encoding DNA-directed RNA polymerase subunit beta': MNQEIMNLFNPTTPAQVFDQIRISIASPEKILSWSYGEIKKPETINYRTFKPERDGLFCARIFGPIKDYECLCGKYKRMKYKGIICEKCSVEVTLSRVRRERMGHIELAAPVAHIWFLKSLPSRIGLLLDMTLKDLERILYFEYYVVLEPGLTALKDRQLLSEDEYLKAQDEYGQDSFTAMIGAEAIRELLKGLELEKLEASLRAEMQETESDIKHKKLAKRLKIVEAFRYSGNKPEWMILTVVPVIPPDLRPLVPLDGGRFATSDLNDLYRRVINRNNRLKRLMELRAPDIIIRNEKRMLQEAVDALFDNGRRGRVITGANKRPLKSLADMLKGKQGRFRQNLLGKRVDYSGRSVIVVGPELRLHQCGLPKKMALELFKPFIYSRLDAKGLSTTVKQAKKLVEKERPEVWDILDEVIREHPVLLNRAPTLHRLGIQAFEPVLIEGKAIQLHPLVCAAFNADFDGDQMAVHVPLSLEAQLEARVLMMSTNNILHPANGQPIIVPSQDIVLGLYYLSIMREGLSGEGKIFGEMSELEHALHAKVIHLHTKIKYRWQGVDETGKPVKRWIETTAGRVMLGNVLPKSPKISYDIINKLMTKREISGVIDQVYRHCGQKETVIFCDRIMALGFYNAFKAGISFGKDDMVVPHSKWKIVDTTRTLAKDFEQQYNDGLITHGEKYNKVVDAWSKATEEIAKEMMKEISSTKKNAKGVEADINSIYMMAHSGARGSPAQMRQLAGMRGLMAKPSGEIIETPIISNFKEGLSVLEYFNSTHGARKGLADTALKTANSGYLTRRLVDVAQDCIITADDCGTKLGIKMRAIIDAGTVVASLASRILGRTAGEDLRDPATNKVVVKRGTLMEETHVDAIQQAGIQEVKIRSALTCELVNGICGKCYGRDLARGTPVNHGEAVGVIAAQSIGEPGTQLTMRTFHIGGAAQINEQSFIESNFDGKVTIKNKAIAKNSEGHLVAMVRNMVVAIADADGTERATHRIQYGARMHVDEGDMVKRGQRIAEWDPYSRPVLTEVEGTIAFEDLVEGQSISETLDESTGIAKRVVIDWRASRGGADLRPAIVVKGKDGKILKLARGGEARYMLSVDAILSVDVGAKVKNGDILARISTESAKTRDITGGLPRVAELFEARKPKDAAIIAEIAGTIRFGRDYKNKRRISIEPIDKNEETREYLIPKGKHIHLQDGDIVEKGDFIVEGNPAPHDILAIKGIEELAAYLVNEIQEVYRLQGVLINDKHIEVIVRQMLQKVEITDQGETDMISGEQIDKIEFDQLNAKAKEEGKKPATGTPVLLGITKASLQTRSFFSAASFQETTRVLTEAAVNGKVDPLEGLKENVIVGRLIPAGTGASMAKIREVAVKRDKLILDEREKQATIVPTAPEAEPLALPPAE, encoded by the coding sequence ATGAACCAAGAAATTATGAATCTTTTCAATCCGACGACCCCGGCCCAGGTCTTCGACCAGATCCGGATTTCGATCGCGTCCCCTGAGAAGATTCTGTCGTGGTCCTACGGCGAGATCAAGAAGCCGGAGACCATCAACTACCGCACCTTCAAGCCGGAGCGTGACGGCCTGTTCTGCGCGCGCATCTTCGGGCCGATCAAGGACTACGAGTGCCTGTGCGGCAAGTACAAGCGCATGAAGTACAAGGGCATCATCTGCGAGAAGTGCTCGGTCGAAGTGACGCTGAGCCGGGTCCGGCGCGAGCGCATGGGCCACATCGAGCTGGCCGCCCCCGTCGCGCACATATGGTTCCTGAAGTCGCTGCCGTCGCGCATCGGCCTTCTGCTCGACATGACGCTGAAGGATCTCGAGCGGATCCTGTATTTCGAATATTACGTCGTGCTGGAGCCGGGTCTCACCGCGCTGAAGGACCGTCAGCTCCTGTCGGAAGACGAGTACCTGAAGGCGCAGGACGAATACGGCCAGGACAGCTTCACCGCCATGATCGGCGCCGAAGCGATCCGCGAGCTGCTGAAGGGGCTTGAGCTCGAGAAGCTCGAGGCGTCGTTGCGCGCCGAGATGCAGGAGACCGAGTCCGACATCAAGCACAAGAAGCTCGCCAAGCGCCTGAAGATCGTCGAGGCGTTCCGTTATTCCGGCAACAAGCCGGAATGGATGATCCTGACCGTGGTGCCGGTGATTCCGCCGGACCTGCGTCCGCTGGTGCCGCTCGACGGCGGCCGCTTCGCGACCTCGGATCTCAACGATCTCTACCGCCGCGTCATCAACCGCAACAACCGCTTGAAGCGGCTGATGGAGCTGCGCGCGCCCGACATCATCATCCGCAACGAAAAGCGCATGCTGCAGGAGGCCGTCGACGCCTTGTTCGACAACGGCCGCCGCGGCCGCGTCATCACCGGCGCCAACAAGCGTCCGCTGAAGTCGCTGGCCGACATGCTGAAGGGCAAGCAGGGCCGCTTCCGGCAGAACCTGCTCGGCAAGCGCGTCGACTATTCCGGCCGTTCGGTGATCGTGGTCGGTCCCGAGCTGCGGCTGCATCAGTGCGGCCTGCCGAAGAAGATGGCGCTGGAGCTGTTCAAGCCGTTCATCTATTCGCGGCTCGACGCCAAGGGCCTGTCCACCACGGTGAAGCAGGCCAAGAAGCTGGTCGAAAAGGAGCGGCCGGAGGTTTGGGACATCCTCGACGAGGTGATCCGCGAGCATCCCGTGCTGCTGAACCGCGCGCCGACGCTGCATCGCCTCGGCATCCAGGCGTTCGAGCCGGTGCTGATCGAGGGTAAGGCGATCCAGCTGCATCCTTTGGTCTGCGCGGCGTTCAACGCCGACTTCGACGGCGACCAGATGGCCGTGCACGTTCCGCTGTCGCTGGAAGCGCAGCTCGAAGCGCGCGTGCTGATGATGTCGACCAACAACATCCTGCATCCGGCCAACGGTCAGCCGATCATCGTGCCGTCGCAGGATATCGTGCTCGGCCTGTATTACCTGTCGATCATGCGCGAGGGCCTGTCCGGCGAAGGCAAGATCTTCGGCGAGATGTCGGAACTCGAGCACGCGTTGCATGCGAAGGTCATCCACCTCCACACCAAGATCAAGTATCGCTGGCAGGGCGTCGATGAGACCGGCAAGCCGGTCAAGCGCTGGATCGAGACCACCGCCGGTCGCGTGATGCTCGGCAACGTTCTGCCGAAGTCCCCGAAGATTTCGTACGACATCATCAACAAGCTGATGACCAAGCGCGAAATTTCCGGCGTGATCGACCAGGTCTACCGTCACTGCGGTCAGAAGGAGACGGTGATCTTCTGCGACCGGATCATGGCGCTCGGCTTCTACAACGCGTTCAAGGCCGGCATTTCGTTCGGCAAGGACGACATGGTGGTTCCGCACAGCAAATGGAAGATCGTCGATACCACGCGTACGCTGGCGAAGGATTTCGAGCAGCAGTACAATGACGGTCTGATCACCCACGGCGAGAAGTACAACAAGGTGGTCGATGCCTGGTCGAAGGCGACGGAAGAAATCGCCAAGGAGATGATGAAGGAAATCTCCTCGACCAAGAAGAACGCCAAGGGCGTCGAGGCCGACATCAACTCGATCTACATGATGGCGCATTCCGGTGCGCGCGGTTCGCCGGCGCAGATGCGTCAGCTCGCCGGCATGCGCGGCCTGATGGCCAAGCCGTCGGGCGAAATCATCGAAACGCCGATCATTTCCAACTTCAAGGAAGGTCTGTCGGTGCTCGAATACTTCAACTCGACCCACGGCGCCCGCAAGGGCCTCGCGGACACCGCGTTGAAGACCGCGAACTCCGGCTACCTGACGCGCCGTCTGGTCGACGTGGCGCAGGACTGCATCATCACGGCCGATGACTGCGGCACCAAGCTCGGCATCAAGATGCGCGCCATCATCGATGCCGGCACCGTGGTTGCGTCGCTGGCGTCCCGCATCCTCGGCCGCACCGCGGGCGAGGATCTGCGCGATCCCGCGACCAACAAGGTCGTGGTCAAGCGCGGCACGCTGATGGAAGAGACGCATGTCGACGCCATCCAGCAGGCCGGCATCCAGGAAGTGAAGATCCGCTCGGCGCTGACCTGCGAACTCGTCAACGGCATCTGCGGCAAGTGCTACGGCCGCGATCTGGCCCGCGGCACGCCGGTCAACCACGGCGAAGCGGTCGGCGTCATCGCCGCCCAGTCGATCGGCGAGCCCGGCACCCAGCTGACGATGCGGACGTTCCACATCGGCGGCGCGGCGCAGATCAACGAGCAGTCGTTCATCGAGTCGAACTTCGACGGCAAGGTCACCATCAAGAACAAGGCCATCGCCAAGAACAGCGAAGGCCACCTGGTCGCGATGGTGCGCAACATGGTGGTTGCGATCGCCGACGCCGACGGCACCGAGCGTGCGACCCACCGCATCCAGTACGGCGCGCGCATGCACGTCGATGAAGGCGACATGGTCAAGCGCGGCCAGCGCATCGCGGAATGGGATCCGTACTCACGGCCGGTTCTGACCGAGGTCGAGGGCACCATCGCCTTCGAGGATCTGGTCGAGGGTCAGTCGATCTCGGAAACGCTCGACGAGTCCACCGGTATCGCCAAGCGCGTCGTTATCGACTGGCGCGCGTCGCGCGGCGGGGCCGATTTGCGTCCGGCCATCGTCGTCAAGGGCAAGGATGGCAAGATCCTCAAGCTCGCGCGCGGCGGTGAGGCCCGCTACATGCTGTCGGTCGACGCCATTCTGTCGGTCGACGTCGGAGCCAAGGTCAAGAACGGCGACATCCTCGCGCGTATTTCCACCGAAAGCGCGAAGACCCGTGACATCACCGGCGGTCTGCCGCGTGTTGCGGAACTGTTCGAGGCCCGCAAGCCGAAGGATGCTGCGATCATCGCGGAAATCGCCGGCACCATCCGGTTCGGCCGCGACTACAAGAACAAGCGCCGCATCTCGATCGAGCCGATCGACAAGAACGAGGAGACTCGCGAGTACCTCATTCCGAAGGGCAAGCACATCCATCTGCAGGACGGCGACATCGTCGAAAAGGGCGATTTCATCGTCGAAGGCAATCCGGCGCCGCACGACATTCTGGCGATCAAGGGCATCGAGGAACTCGCTGCCTATCTGGTCAACGAAATCCAGGAGGTCTACCGGCTGCAGGGCGTGCTGATCAACGACAAGCACATCGAGGTGATTGTCCGTCAGATGCTGCAGAAGGTGGAGATCACCGACCAGGGCGAGACCGACATGATCTCGGGCGAACAGATCGACAAGATCGAGTTCGACCAGCTCAACGCCAAGGCCAAGGAAGAGGGCAAGAAGCCCGCCACGGGAACGCCGGTTCTGCTCGGCATCACCAAGGCGAGTCTGCAGACCCGCTCGTTCTTCTCGGCGGCCTCGTTCCAGGAGACCACCCGCGTGCTCACCGAAGCTGCCGTCAACGGCAAGGTGGACCCGCTGGAAGGCCTCAAGGAGAACGTCATCGTCGGCCGGCTGATCCCGGCGGGCACCGGCGCCTCGATGGCCAAGATCCGCGAAGTCGCCGTCAAGCGCGACAAGCTGATCCTCGACGAACGCGAAAAGCAGGCCACGATCGTGCCGACGGCACCCGAGGCCGAGCCGCTGGCGCTGCCGCCCGCGGAATAA
- the rpoB gene encoding DNA-directed RNA polymerase subunit beta, whose product MAQQTFTGRKRVRKFFGHIKEVAEMPNLIEVQKASYDQFLMVDEPVGGRLDEGLQAVFRSVFPISDFSGTSMLEFVRYEFEPPKYDVDECRQRGMTYAAPLKVTLRLIVFDIDEETGAKSVKDIKEQDVYMGDIPLMTMNGTFVVNGTERVIVSQMHRSPGVFFDHDKGKTHSSGKLLFAARVIPYRGSWLDIEFDAKDIVFARIDRRRKIPVTSLMFALGLDGETILSTFYKKINYKRAKEGWRVPFDATRFRGYSTINDLIDADTGKVVLEAGKKLTVRGARQLQEKGLKALRLSDEELVGNYLAEDLVNPKTGEIYAEAGEEITEKSLKALNEQGYKELPLLDIDHVNVGAYIRNTLHADKNMTREDALFDIYRVMRPGEPPTIDSAQSMFQSLFFDSERYDLSAVGRVKMNMRLELDAPDTHRTLRKEDILAVIKTLVDLRDGKGEIDDIDHLGNRRVRSVGELMENQYRIGLLRMERAIKERMSSVDIDTVMPQDLINAKPAAAAVREFFGSSQLSQFMDQTNPLSEITHKRRLSALGPGGLTRERAGFEVRDVHPTHYGRICPIETPEGPNIGLINSLATFARVNKYGFVETPYRKVKDGRVTDEVVYLSAMEEGRYRVAQANVPLDNKGRFTEDLIVCRHAGEVLPITPDKVDYMDVSPKQLVSVAAALIPFLENDDANRALMGSNMQRQAVPLVRAEAPFVGTGMEGVVARDSGAAIAARRTGVIDQIDATRIVIRATDDLDPTKSGVDIYRLMKYQRSNQSTCINQRPLVKVGDQVAKGDIIADGPSTDLGELALGRNVLVAFMPWNGYNFEDSILLSERIVKDDVFTSIHIEEFEVMARDTKLGPEEITRDIPNVSEEALKNLDEAGIVYIGAEVRAGDILVGKITPKGESPMTPEEKLLRAIFGEKASDVRDTSLRVPPGVQGTIVEVRVFNRHGVDKDERALAIEREEIERLAKDRDDEQAILDRNVYNRLAELLENRQGIAGPKGFKKDTKITRAVLEEYPKSQWWLFASPNDKLMAEIEAMRKQYDESKKGLEQRFLDKVEKLQRGDELPPGVMKMVKVFVAVKRKIQPGDKMAGRHGNKGVVSKIVPIEDMPFLEDGTHADIVLNPLGVPSRMNVGQILETHLGWACAGLGKRIGQTVDAYLASAKQDTKPLKETLKKIYGDDETIKSLNDNELIELGRNLSHGVPIATPVFDGAKEADIEEMLKLAGLDASGQSTVYDGRTGDAFDRKVTVGYIYMLKLHHLVDDKIHARSIGPYSLVTQQPLGGKAQFGGQRFGEMEVWALEAYGAAYTLQEMLTVKSDDVAGRTKVYEAIVRGDDTFEAGIPESFNVLVKEMRSLGLNVDLHNSKMGATPTSEAAE is encoded by the coding sequence ATGGCGCAGCAGACATTCACCGGTCGCAAACGCGTTCGCAAGTTCTTCGGACACATCAAGGAAGTCGCCGAGATGCCGAACCTCATCGAGGTTCAGAAGGCGTCCTACGACCAGTTCCTGATGGTGGATGAACCGGTCGGCGGCCGGCTGGACGAGGGCCTGCAGGCGGTGTTCCGCTCGGTGTTTCCGATCTCGGATTTCTCCGGCACCTCGATGCTGGAATTCGTCCGCTACGAGTTCGAACCGCCGAAATACGACGTCGACGAGTGCCGCCAGCGCGGCATGACCTATGCGGCGCCGCTGAAGGTGACGCTGCGCCTGATCGTGTTCGATATCGACGAGGAAACCGGCGCCAAGTCGGTGAAGGACATCAAGGAGCAGGACGTCTACATGGGCGATATCCCGCTCATGACCATGAACGGCACCTTCGTCGTCAACGGCACCGAGCGCGTCATCGTCTCGCAGATGCATCGTTCGCCCGGCGTGTTCTTCGATCACGACAAGGGCAAGACCCATTCGTCAGGCAAGCTGTTGTTTGCCGCGCGCGTGATTCCCTATCGTGGCTCCTGGCTCGATATCGAATTCGACGCCAAGGACATCGTGTTCGCGCGCATCGACCGTCGCCGCAAGATTCCGGTGACCTCGCTGATGTTCGCGCTCGGTCTCGACGGCGAGACCATCCTCTCCACGTTCTACAAGAAGATCAATTACAAGCGGGCCAAGGAAGGCTGGCGCGTGCCGTTCGACGCCACCCGTTTCCGCGGCTACTCGACCATCAACGACCTGATCGACGCCGACACCGGCAAGGTCGTGCTCGAGGCCGGCAAGAAGCTGACCGTGCGCGGAGCGCGCCAGTTGCAGGAAAAGGGCCTCAAGGCGCTGCGGCTGTCGGATGAGGAGCTGGTCGGCAACTACCTCGCCGAGGACCTCGTCAATCCCAAGACCGGCGAAATCTACGCCGAGGCCGGCGAGGAAATCACCGAGAAGTCGCTGAAGGCGCTCAACGAGCAGGGCTACAAGGAACTGCCGCTGCTCGACATCGACCACGTCAATGTCGGCGCCTACATCCGCAACACCCTGCACGCCGACAAGAACATGACGCGTGAAGACGCGCTGTTCGACATCTATCGCGTGATGCGTCCCGGCGAGCCGCCGACCATCGATTCGGCGCAGAGCATGTTCCAGTCGCTGTTCTTCGACTCTGAGCGCTACGACCTGTCCGCGGTCGGCCGCGTCAAGATGAACATGCGCCTCGAACTCGATGCGCCCGACACCCATCGCACGCTGCGCAAGGAAGACATTCTCGCCGTCATCAAGACGCTGGTCGATCTGCGCGACGGCAAGGGCGAGATCGATGACATCGATCACCTCGGCAACCGGCGCGTGCGCTCGGTCGGCGAGCTGATGGAGAACCAGTACCGCATCGGCCTGTTGCGCATGGAGCGCGCAATCAAGGAGCGCATGTCGAGCGTCGATATCGACACCGTGATGCCGCAGGACCTGATCAACGCTAAGCCGGCGGCCGCCGCGGTGCGCGAGTTCTTCGGCTCGTCGCAGCTGTCGCAGTTCATGGACCAGACCAACCCGCTGTCGGAAATCACCCACAAGCGCCGTCTCTCGGCGCTTGGCCCGGGCGGTCTGACCCGCGAGCGCGCCGGCTTCGAGGTGCGCGACGTGCATCCGACGCATTACGGCCGGATCTGCCCGATCGAGACGCCGGAAGGTCCGAACATCGGTCTGATCAACTCGCTGGCGACGTTCGCGCGCGTCAACAAATACGGCTTCGTGGAAACGCCCTACCGCAAGGTGAAGGACGGCCGCGTCACCGACGAAGTGGTCTATCTCTCGGCGATGGAAGAGGGCCGCTACCGTGTGGCGCAGGCCAACGTGCCGCTCGATAACAAGGGGCGCTTCACCGAGGACCTGATCGTCTGCCGGCACGCCGGCGAAGTGCTGCCGATCACGCCGGACAAGGTCGACTACATGGACGTGTCGCCGAAGCAGCTGGTTTCGGTGGCCGCGGCGCTGATCCCGTTCCTCGAGAACGACGACGCCAACCGCGCGCTGATGGGCTCGAACATGCAGCGTCAGGCCGTGCCGCTGGTACGCGCCGAAGCGCCGTTCGTCGGCACCGGCATGGAGGGCGTGGTCGCGCGCGACTCGGGGGCTGCGATCGCAGCCCGCCGCACCGGCGTGATCGACCAGATCGACGCCACACGTATCGTGATCCGCGCCACCGACGATCTCGATCCCACCAAGTCGGGCGTCGATATCTACCGGCTGATGAAGTACCAGCGCTCCAACCAGTCGACCTGCATCAACCAGCGTCCGCTGGTGAAGGTGGGCGATCAGGTGGCGAAGGGCGACATTATCGCCGACGGTCCGTCGACCGATCTCGGCGAACTCGCGCTCGGCCGCAACGTGCTGGTCGCGTTCATGCCGTGGAATGGCTACAACTTCGAAGACTCGATCCTGCTTTCGGAGCGGATCGTGAAGGACGACGTCTTCACCTCGATCCACATCGAGGAATTCGAGGTGATGGCCCGCGACACCAAGCTCGGTCCTGAGGAAATCACCCGCGACATTCCGAACGTCTCGGAAGAAGCGCTGAAAAACCTCGACGAAGCCGGCATCGTCTACATCGGCGCCGAAGTCCGCGCCGGCGACATCCTGGTCGGCAAGATCACGCCGAAGGGCGAAAGCCCGATGACGCCGGAAGAAAAGCTGTTGCGCGCCATCTTCGGCGAAAAGGCCTCCGACGTCCGCGACACCTCGCTGCGCGTGCCGCCGGGCGTGCAAGGCACCATCGTCGAAGTCCGCGTCTTCAACCGGCACGGCGTCGACAAGGACGAGCGCGCCCTGGCGATCGAGCGGGAAGAGATCGAGCGTCTCGCCAAGGACCGTGACGACGAGCAGGCGATTCTGGACCGCAACGTCTACAATCGTCTGGCGGAGCTTCTGGAAAACCGCCAGGGCATCGCCGGTCCGAAGGGCTTCAAGAAGGACACCAAGATCACGCGCGCCGTGCTCGAGGAGTACCCGAAGTCGCAGTGGTGGCTGTTCGCTTCGCCGAACGACAAGCTGATGGCCGAAATCGAGGCGATGCGGAAGCAGTACGACGAATCGAAGAAGGGCCTTGAACAGCGCTTCCTCGACAAGGTCGAGAAACTGCAGCGCGGCGACGAATTGCCGCCCGGCGTGATGAAGATGGTCAAGGTCTTCGTCGCGGTGAAGCGCAAGATCCAGCCCGGCGACAAGATGGCGGGCCGTCACGGCAACAAGGGCGTGGTGTCGAAGATCGTTCCGATCGAAGACATGCCGTTCCTCGAGGACGGGACGCATGCCGACATCGTGCTCAATCCGCTCGGCGTGCCCTCGCGCATGAACGTCGGTCAGATTCTCGAGACCCATCTCGGCTGGGCCTGCGCCGGCCTCGGCAAGCGCATCGGCCAGACGGTCGACGCCTACCTTGCCAGCGCCAAGCAGGACACCAAGCCGCTGAAGGAGACCTTGAAGAAGATCTACGGCGACGACGAGACGATCAAATCGCTCAACGACAACGAACTGATCGAACTCGGGCGTAACCTCAGCCACGGCGTGCCGATCGCGACCCCGGTGTTCGACGGGGCCAAGGAGGCCGACATCGAGGAGATGCTGAAGCTCGCCGGTCTCGACGCTTCGGGCCAGTCGACCGTCTATGACGGCCGCACCGGCGACGCCTTCGACCGCAAGGTGACGGTTGGGTACATCTACATGCTCAAGCTGCACCATCTGGTCGACGACAAGATCCACGCGCGTTCGATCGGACCGTACTCGCTCGTTACCCAGCAGCCGCTGGGCGGCAAGGCGCAGTTCGGCGGCCAGCGTTTCGGCGAAATGGAAGTGTGGGCGCTCGAGGCTTACGGCGCGGCGTACACGCTCCAGGAGATGCTGACCGTGAAGTCGGACGACGTCGCCGGCCGTACCAAGGTGTACGAGGCGATCGTGCGCGGCGACGACACGTTCGAGGCGGGTATCCCGGAATCGTTCAACGTGCTGGTCAAGGAAATGCGTTCGCTCGGCCTCAACGTCGATCTGCACAATTCCAAGATGGGTGCAACGCCGACGTCCGAAGCGGCCGAGTAG
- the rplL gene encoding 50S ribosomal protein L7/L12 produces MADLQKIVDDLSSLTVLEAAELAKLLEEKWGVSAAAAVAVAGPAAAAAAPAEEKTEFSVILAAAGEKKIEVIKEVRAITGLGLKEAKDLVEGAPKPVKEGVNKDEAEKIKAQLEKAGAKVELK; encoded by the coding sequence ATGGCTGACTTACAGAAGATTGTTGACGACCTCTCGAGCCTCACCGTGCTCGAGGCTGCCGAGCTCGCGAAGCTGCTCGAAGAGAAGTGGGGCGTGTCCGCCGCTGCCGCCGTCGCGGTGGCCGGTCCGGCTGCTGCCGCCGCTGCTCCCGCGGAAGAAAAGACCGAGTTCTCGGTCATTCTCGCTGCCGCCGGCGAGAAGAAGATCGAAGTCATCAAGGAAGTCCGCGCCATCACCGGCCTGGGCCTCAAGGAAGCCAAGGACCTCGTCGAAGGCGCGCCCAAGCCGGTCAAGGAAGGCGTGAACAAGGACGAAGCCGAGAAGATCAAGGCCCAGCTCGAGAAGGCCGGCGCCAAGGTTGAGCTCAAGTAA
- the rplJ gene encoding 50S ribosomal protein L10: MERAAKKDAVEALNGLFKTTSVAVVAHYSGLTVAQMQKLRMQMKQAGASVKVSKNRLAKIALEGTDVVAIGSLLKGPTVIATSNDPVAAPKVAIEFAKTNEQFVILGGSMGKTVLDVNGVKALASLPSLDELRGKIVGLLVAPATKIAQLSTAPAAKLARVVQAYASKSEAA; this comes from the coding sequence GTGGAAAGAGCGGCAAAAAAGGACGCGGTTGAGGCGCTGAACGGTCTGTTCAAGACCACCAGCGTTGCAGTCGTCGCCCACTATTCCGGCCTCACCGTGGCCCAGATGCAGAAGCTGCGCATGCAGATGAAGCAGGCGGGTGCGTCGGTGAAGGTCTCGAAAAACCGTCTCGCCAAAATTGCTCTTGAAGGCACGGACGTCGTTGCCATCGGTTCCCTGTTGAAGGGACCGACCGTGATCGCGACTTCAAACGATCCGGTAGCGGCGCCCAAGGTTGCCATCGAATTCGCCAAGACGAACGAGCAGTTCGTCATTCTCGGCGGGTCGATGGGTAAAACCGTCCTGGACGTGAACGGGGTGAAGGCGCTTGCCTCGCTGCCGTCACTCGATGAACTGCGCGGCAAGATCGTCGGCCTCCTGGTGGCGCCGGCGACCAAGATCGCTCAGCTCTCGACTGCGCCCGCGGCCAAGCTCGCGCGCGTCGTTCAGGCCTATGCCTCAAAGAGCGAAGCGGCCTGA